The DNA region TGGATGGCGAGAAGATCCTTTGCAGTAGGTGGACATCGGGGATACCCTGAGCCGTGCAAAAGGGTTGGCCCGCTTCTCAAATTCGGAATGCTTTCCATGGTTTCCCTACTACTCCCTAAGATCGTCAAAGAAATGTCAGTCAGTGAATTGAGGAACTTCAGAGTCTTCTGGtcccgtgcaaaaaaaaaaaaagccgagaAGTGGTCTCGTACAAGTGCCAACCAGTCTTTCACATTTCTGCGGAGATGTTTGCGGAGTTGCTTGAATTTggcactccctgagaagggttgcgtcagggagggcatccggcgtacaAAATGCGTGCGTGTCATCTGTGGcgaaagctgaaagaaacttacttgaATTTGGCAAAAATGGACCTTCCATTTTGAAAAGCCTTTTGAAGGGTTTTAAGCATccactttgacttggccacacCAAAATCgtcattttggtttttttttaagccattcagaaTTGACTTAGTGGCGCGCTACGGATCGTTATCCTGCCGCAGAACCCGAGTCCGCTTCGGCTCGAGGATTTTCTCTGAAAGAGCAGAATTCTTGGTTCCATCAGTCACggcaagttgtccaggtcctgaaggaagAGAGCGGCCCACCGCCACCATCTTTGACCGTTGGTGTGATTTTTCTGTGCTCCATTTCGTTTCGCTGCGTTTTCGCCACGCGAGGATAACGGCTCTCGCTGCGGTTCTCTGGAATCCTGAAACTTCTGTGATCGTTCGGCGGCCGAGTCCCACAGTGCTGCCAGAGACGTTTGGGAACAAAGCGCTACTACGCTGATGCCGTGCGAACTTTGGACTTTGTGACGTGATCAAAAATGTGTAATGTCAGAAATGTAATATAATGTAAGCCCGATTCAAAATCTGCGGATTGGCCGCGTGCCCAGTGCTTTAAATGCGCTCCGATCGCAGGCATGGACATACTGAACGGCGCCATCGGCAGTCTGGTGGCGACTTCCGCCAAGGAGGACTGGACTCCGGTGGCCCTCAACGTGGCCGACGCGACGGTCACCATCAGCAAAGACGAGGTCAGTCGCTCCTCGGACCTTGAAAAAGTCCCAAACGGTTGCGGAAACTTTCTTGTGCGTTCCCAACATTAGCAGCTCAAGCTCATCTGCTGCTCCGGTGGTCCAATTGATgaagggggggggcgggggggggacagaGGAATCTTAACGAGGCAGGCCCGTTTCCGAGCAGGACGAAAAGGAAGTTCTGGTGGAGTGCCGGGTCCGTTTCCTGTCTTTCATGGGCGTGGGACACGACGTGCGCACGTTCGCCTTCGTCATGGACGCCGGCGGCCATCGTTACGACTGTCACGTGTTCTGGTGCGAGCCCAACGCCGGCAGCGTGTCGGAGGCCGTTCAGGCCGCTTGTATGGTGAGTCGCCCGAGCGCgtgttgagcttttttttttttttttttttcccgacccCGGAACCCTAACGAAACGGGTCGCGCAGACATGGCCGCCCTCATCTATCGCTGACATTGCGTTTTGTCGTCTGTCGTTCAGCTGCGGTACCAGAAGTGTTTGGTGGCCCGGCCGCTGTCCCAGAAGGCGTGCGGCTCGTCGCCGCCGGGCGACTCGGTCTCCCGCCGGGTGTCGACGAGCGTCAAGCGCGGCGTCCTCTCCCTCATCGACACCCTCAAGCAGAAGCGGCCCGTCCCCGAGTCGCCGCAGTGAAGGGGAGAGCGTCGCCACGGTAACTACTCGCATCCTTATAGAAACCTCCTGTAACCGTGGAAACCCGGCTCAGACCCTCCAGAATTTTTCAAGACTCAATCCAGACAACAACAAGAACGTGAGAGCCCTTCCAATGCGGGGACGGCATCTAGTGGCCATTTTTGGCCCGATGGCCCAACcaccaagccccccccccaccaccaccaccaccccccacccccgtagACATGACAAAATGCGTAGACGCCGCCTTGAGCGCTTGCGCGTTAGTTGAAAAGTGGACGGCTCGCTGAAGGCGCTCGGAGAGGAACCAAAAGTTTTCCCGTCCCGTCCCGGCCCGGTCTCGCCGCTTCTCCGCGATACAGTCCGAGATTCTTTTTCACTTTGATATTCATATACAGTGGAATCCAGATATTTACATAgagtgtgcaaaaacacattccattttttttgtaccaaaaTGATTCACTTTGTTAAATGTTTCAGTGTTAAACGTTCATTTTGTTATGCActaaaatgagaaagaaggtcTTAAATTtgatatgattttctttttcattttgcttttcctgactgagcTGAAACAGGAGACGTTTTGCCCtttttgacttcagacagtgaaacaaaaaatgacatgtGTATCCGTAAAgtggcttcaactgtatctAAAAGTTTTTATCAgtcaaatgcaaaataatttgcaagTACGACTTGGACGTGCCGTTAATTATGTCATTGTTGTCTCATAATTACAATAGATTGCCGGTGGACCTTCTGTAGTAA from Syngnathoides biaculeatus isolate LvHL_M chromosome 9, ASM1980259v1, whole genome shotgun sequence includes:
- the apbb2b gene encoding amyloid beta precursor protein binding family B member 2 isoform X4, which gives rise to MTERKTAKAVAGGSLQERIQAGLDLPLQEFPTPKTELVQKFQVLYLGMMPVARPTGMDILNGAIGSLVATSAKEDWTPVALNVADATVTISKDEDEKEVLVECRVRFLSFMGVGHDVRTFAFVMDAGGHRYDCHVFWCEPNAGSVSEAVQAACMLRYQKCLVARPLSQKACGSSPPGDSVSRRVSTSVKRGVLSLIDTLKQKRPVPESPQ